A portion of the Carya illinoinensis cultivar Pawnee chromosome 11, C.illinoinensisPawnee_v1, whole genome shotgun sequence genome contains these proteins:
- the LOC122281474 gene encoding protein NUCLEAR FUSION DEFECTIVE 4-like codes for MERLSTTRWIATVTSIWIQCSCGSSYTFSVYSSELKSTQAYDQSTLDTVSVFKDIGANAGILSGLLYSSVTLGNPRLRGPWVVHVAGAVQCFMGYFLIWASVVGLIYRPPVPLMCFFMFLAAHSQTFFNTANVVTGAHNFPDYGGTIVGIMKGFLGLSGAILIQVYETVCKGNPSTYILMLALLPAFVSLVLMFYVRIYKATTGDDKKHLNGFSAVALIIAGYLMIMIILENIFTLPLWARISTLILLLLLLVSPLGIAIKAQKEDLRRLPQMDSIHSNLLTEHAEQITSPKFSTAEDPIESGVLLSGEGQMQATSDENMLLNEENLNLLQAMRTINFWLLFIAMICGMGSGLATINNMSQIGESLSYTTVEINSLVSLWSIWNFLGRFGAGYLSDYLLHTRGWARPLLMAITLATMTVGHMVIASGFPGNLYIGSILVGICYGSQWSLMPTITSDIYGVGHMGTIFNTIATASPVGSYIFSVRLIGYIYDKEASGEDDTCYGTQCFMLSFLIMASVALFGVLVAVALFFRTKRFYRLVVLRRLMH; via the exons ATGGAGAGGCTAAGTACCACGAGATGGATAGCTACTGTGACCAGCATATGGATTCAGTGCAGCTGCGGTTCATCCTACACCTTCAGCGTCTACTCCTCTGAGCTCAAATCCACCCAGGCCTACGACCAATCCACTCTCGACACCGTTTCCGTCTTCAAGGACATCGGTGCCAACGCTGGTATCCTCTCCGGCCTCCTCTACTCCTCCGTCACCCTCGGTAACCCACGTCTCCGTGGCCCATGGGTGGTCCACGTCGCGGGGGCAGTCCAGTGCTTCATGGGATACTTTCTCATATGGGCCTCCGTCGTCGGTTTGATTTATCGGCCTCCCGTGCCGCTGATGTGCTTCTTTATGTTTCTGGCGGCTCATTCTCAGACGTTCTTCAACACCGCCAATGTGGTCACTGGTGCACACAACTTTCCAGACTATGGTGGGACGATCGTGGGAATCATGAAG GGATTTCTTGGTCTCAGTGGAGCAATACTAATCCAAGTGTATGAGACAGTGTGCAAGGGAAATCCAAGCACATACATCCTTATGCTTGCTCTGTTGCCTGCATTTGTCTCCCTTGTGCTTAtgttttatgtgagaatttataAAGCAACCACGGGGGATGACAAGAAGCACTTAAATGGTTTCTCTGCTGTTGCGCTGATCATCGCCGGTTATCTCATGATTATGATAATTTTGGAGAACATATTCACTTTGCCATTATGGGCACGTATTTCTACTTTGATACTTCTTCTGCTTCTATTGGTATCGCCTCTTGGAATTGCAATCAAGGCCCAGAAGGAGGACTTGAGGAGATTACCACAAATGGATTCAATTCATAGTAATCTGTTAACTGAACATGCCGAGCAAATCACATCACCAAAGTTTTCTACAGCAGAGGATCCCATAGAGAGTGGTGTATTGCTGAGTGGTGAGGGCCAAATGCAGGCCACTTCGGATGAAAACATGCTACTGAATGAAGAAAACTTGAATCTATTGCAAGCGATGCGTACTATAAACTTCTGGTTGCTGTTTATTGCCATGATATGTGGAATGGGCTCTGGGCTGGCTACAATTAATAACATGAGCCAAATTGGAGAATCTCTCAGTTACACAACTGTGGAGATAAATAGCTTAGTTTCTTTATGGAGTATATGGAATTTCCTTGGCCGTTTTGGAGCAGGGTATTTATCAGATTATTTGCTGCACACAAGAGGTTGGGCACGGCCATTGTTGATGGCTATTACACTAGCCACAATGACTGTTGGCCACATGGTTATTGCTTCTGGTTTTCCTGGAAATTTATACATTGGTTCAATCCTTGTGGGAATTTGTTATGGTTCACAGTGGTCGTTAATGCCCACGATCACTTCGGACATATATGGTGTTGGGCACATGGGTACTATTTTCAACACAATTGCCACAGCAAGTCCAGTGGGATCTTATATTTTCTCTGTAAGATTGATTGGGTATATCTATGACAAAGAAGCTTCTGGTGAAGATGACACATGCTATGGTACTCAATGTTTTATGTTATCTTTTCTAATCATGGCATCTGTGGCTTTGTTTGGTGTCCTTGTTGCTGTTGCGTTGTTCTTTCGTACTAAGAGGTTCTATCGGTTGGTTGTGCTTAGACGTTTGATGCATTAG